The Pseudomonas eucalypticola genome has a window encoding:
- a CDS encoding metal ABC transporter substrate-binding protein: MRVLIVLLSVLLPVLAQAADKVKVVTSFSILADMTRQIGGDYIQLENVVGPDQDAHVYETSPDDARHVQQADLIIENGLSFEPWLDRLVTSSETTAKVIKASQGVLPRTLDEEGQTVPDPHAWNSLANAEVYAGNILRGLTQVDPAHASQYQRNHDAYVAQIRALLAVARQTFDSLAEGHRRIVTSHDAFGYLGQAYGIQFLAPQGLNTEREPSAGEVAALIRQIRADHIKAVFIENIEDARLLRQIADESGARIGGTLYSDALTASGPASTYLGFYRANIETLGNALKD; encoded by the coding sequence ATGCGTGTGTTGATTGTGCTGTTGTCCGTATTGCTGCCCGTACTGGCCCAGGCCGCCGACAAGGTCAAGGTGGTGACCAGTTTCAGTATTCTCGCCGACATGACCCGGCAGATCGGCGGCGACTACATCCAGCTGGAAAACGTGGTGGGCCCTGACCAGGACGCCCATGTCTACGAGACCTCGCCGGACGATGCCCGCCATGTGCAGCAGGCCGACCTGATCATCGAGAACGGCCTGTCGTTCGAGCCTTGGCTGGACCGCCTGGTAACCAGCAGCGAAACCACCGCCAAGGTCATTAAAGCCAGCCAGGGCGTGCTGCCGCGTACCCTGGATGAAGAAGGCCAGACCGTGCCCGACCCCCATGCCTGGAACAGCCTGGCCAATGCCGAGGTGTACGCCGGCAATATCCTGCGCGGGCTGACCCAGGTCGACCCTGCCCATGCCAGCCAATACCAGCGTAACCATGATGCCTACGTGGCGCAGATCCGCGCGCTGTTGGCGGTGGCCAGGCAGACGTTCGACAGCCTGGCCGAAGGCCACCGCCGCATCGTCACCTCCCACGATGCCTTCGGTTACCTGGGCCAGGCTTACGGCATCCAGTTCCTGGCGCCCCAGGGCCTGAACACCGAGCGCGAGCCGTCGGCCGGTGAAGTCGCGGCACTGATCCGGCAGATTCGTGCCGACCACATCAAGGCGGTGTTCATCGAGAACATCGAAGACGCCCGCCTGCTGCGCCAGATCGCCGACGAAAGCGGCGCGCGCATCGGCGGCACCTTGTATTCCGATGCGTTGACCGCCAGCGGCCCGGCCAGCACCTACCTGGGTTTCTACCGCGCCAACATCGAGACCCTGGGCAACGCCCTCAAGGATTGA
- the qhpR gene encoding AraC-like transcriptional regulator QhpR, giving the protein MTPSLFSPAAQPGSRANNRGVLSAAANGLDHFITHHGGDLDRVFGHAGIDAEQLRHPTLSLALPNYCQVLEEAARQTGCDNFGLRYGEQFKPQALGLLGYVGLCSATLEEALVNFAEAFPYHQHSTLIQLVDQGECYRFDYQVRHGAILEKRQDAELTMGMAMNLVRHVLGPRWAPREVQFEHARPMDWQEHREVFDAPVRFDQPCNAILIPKHELQGKLMPGHDPVLLMLVKDAIRQLGEVDLGPDLLEQARQIIRTVLHQGEPVLELIAEQLELTDSTLQRRLREHGLSFSQLVDQTRQALARQYLRQPNLSISELAPLLGYSETSAFSRAFKRWFGVSPRQWRQNSLN; this is encoded by the coding sequence ATGACCCCGTCCCTGTTTTCCCCCGCCGCGCAACCAGGCTCGCGGGCGAACAACCGTGGGGTGCTGTCGGCCGCCGCCAATGGCCTGGACCACTTTATTACCCACCACGGCGGCGACCTGGACCGGGTGTTCGGGCACGCCGGCATCGACGCCGAGCAACTGCGCCACCCCACCCTGAGCCTCGCCCTGCCCAACTATTGCCAGGTGCTGGAAGAAGCCGCGCGCCAGACGGGTTGCGACAACTTCGGCTTGCGCTACGGCGAACAATTCAAGCCCCAGGCCCTTGGCCTGCTGGGCTACGTGGGGCTGTGCTCAGCCACCTTGGAGGAAGCACTGGTCAACTTCGCCGAGGCTTTTCCGTATCATCAGCACAGCACACTCATCCAGTTGGTGGACCAGGGCGAGTGTTACCGTTTCGACTACCAGGTGCGCCACGGCGCCATCCTGGAAAAACGCCAGGACGCCGAGTTGACCATGGGCATGGCCATGAACCTGGTGCGGCACGTACTGGGCCCGCGCTGGGCACCGCGCGAGGTACAGTTCGAGCATGCCCGGCCCATGGATTGGCAAGAGCACCGCGAGGTGTTCGACGCGCCAGTGCGGTTTGATCAACCCTGCAATGCCATCCTCATTCCCAAGCATGAACTGCAGGGCAAGCTGATGCCGGGCCATGACCCGGTACTGCTGATGCTGGTCAAGGATGCGATTCGGCAACTGGGTGAGGTGGATCTGGGGCCCGACTTGCTCGAACAGGCGCGCCAGATAATCCGCACGGTGTTGCACCAGGGCGAACCGGTGCTGGAACTGATCGCCGAACAGCTGGAGCTCACCGACTCCACCCTCCAGCGACGTCTGCGCGAGCATGGCTTGAGTTTCAGCCAACTGGTCGACCAGACCCGCCAGGCCCTGGCGCGCCAATACCTGCGCCAGCCGAACCTGTCCATCAGCGAATTGGCGCCGTTGCTGGGGTACTCGGAGACCAGCGCCTTTTCCCGCGCCTTCAAGCGCTGGTTCGGCGTCAGCCCGCGCCAGTGGCGCCAGAACAGCCTGAACTGA
- a CDS encoding MFS transporter encodes MSSSTTAVQAEPGKYEFFSTRVAFFIAGFTMSAWAPLVPLAKARAGLDDGMLGMLLLCLGAGSIITMPVAGYLTSRLGCRRVILAAGALLCLVMPLLATAASPWLLMSAVFVFGAGLGGLDCAMNIQAVLVERASGRAMMSGFHGLFSVGGIAGAAGMTGLLSLGMAPLPAVLVVIALAVLGLLSAAPHLLNFGNGEPGPLFARPRGIVLFMGVLCFIVFQAEGAVLDWSAVFLVGDHGMDPRYAGLGYAAFASTMTVGRLTGDMIVTRLGGARVVIMGGLVAALGLALSILAPDWSLALLGYALVGAGCSNIVPVLFTAVGRQKTMPQSAAIPAMTSLGYAGILIGPAAIGFIAHASSLAVALGVMVLLLSFVAASGRVLARV; translated from the coding sequence ATGTCCTCCAGTACCACGGCTGTCCAGGCGGAGCCTGGCAAGTACGAATTCTTTTCCACCCGCGTGGCCTTTTTCATCGCCGGGTTCACCATGTCGGCCTGGGCACCGCTGGTGCCGTTGGCCAAGGCCCGGGCGGGCCTGGACGACGGGATGCTGGGCATGCTGCTGCTGTGCCTGGGCGCGGGGTCCATCATCACCATGCCCGTGGCCGGCTACCTGACGTCGCGGCTGGGCTGCCGGCGGGTGATCCTCGCCGCCGGCGCCTTGCTGTGCCTGGTGATGCCGCTGCTGGCCACCGCCGCCAGCCCCTGGCTGCTGATGAGCGCGGTGTTCGTGTTCGGTGCCGGCCTCGGCGGCCTGGATTGCGCCATGAATATCCAGGCCGTGCTGGTGGAACGTGCCAGCGGTCGCGCAATGATGTCCGGCTTTCATGGCCTGTTCAGTGTCGGCGGCATCGCCGGTGCGGCGGGCATGACCGGTTTGCTGAGCCTGGGCATGGCGCCCTTGCCGGCGGTGCTGGTGGTGATCGCGCTGGCGGTGCTGGGGCTGCTGTCGGCGGCGCCGCACCTGCTCAACTTCGGCAATGGCGAGCCCGGCCCGCTGTTCGCACGGCCCCGGGGCATCGTGCTGTTCATGGGCGTGCTGTGCTTCATCGTGTTCCAGGCCGAAGGCGCGGTGCTGGACTGGAGCGCGGTGTTCCTGGTGGGCGACCACGGCATGGACCCCCGCTATGCGGGCCTCGGTTACGCCGCGTTCGCCAGCACCATGACCGTGGGCCGGCTGACTGGCGACATGATCGTCACGCGCCTGGGCGGCGCCCGTGTGGTGATCATGGGCGGGCTGGTGGCGGCGCTGGGCCTGGCCCTCTCGATTCTGGCGCCGGACTGGTCGCTGGCGCTGCTGGGCTACGCCCTGGTGGGCGCCGGGTGTTCGAACATCGTGCCGGTGCTGTTCACCGCGGTCGGCCGGCAGAAGACCATGCCGCAAAGCGCGGCCATCCCGGCCATGACCTCCCTGGGTTACGCTGGCATCCTCATCGGCCCCGCGGCCATTGGTTTCATCGCCCACGCCAGCAGCCTGGCGGTGGCCCTGGGGGTGATGGTCCTGCTGCTGAGCTTCGTCGCGGCCAGTGGTCGGGTGCTGGCACGGGTGTGA
- a CDS encoding metal ABC transporter permease has translation MLAHLWQPFVEFAFMRRALFGGLLLAASAAPLGVFLVLRRMSLIGDAIAHGILPGAATGFWIAGLSLPALTLGGLTAGLAVAGLAAWISRNTGLREDASLAAIYPISLASGVLILGLAGKRLDLLGLLFGSALAVDKTTLDAMVWVAIGSLAVLALIYKALVLDSLDPLFLRSVSRFGPLAHGLFLGLVVLNLVVGFQAIGALMMVGLMMLPATAARFWSRRLPVLLLCAALLGCLSVWLGLLVSYYLSLPSGPAIVVVAGAGYLLSVLFGPVHGVLRRDGSPIPQ, from the coding sequence ATGCTTGCGCACCTGTGGCAACCCTTCGTTGAATTCGCCTTCATGCGCCGTGCCCTGTTCGGCGGCCTGCTGCTGGCCGCCAGCGCCGCGCCGCTGGGGGTGTTCCTGGTTCTGCGGCGCATGAGCCTGATCGGGGACGCTATTGCCCACGGCATACTGCCCGGCGCGGCCACCGGCTTCTGGATCGCCGGCCTGTCGCTGCCGGCGCTGACGCTGGGCGGCCTTACCGCTGGCCTGGCGGTGGCCGGGCTGGCAGCCTGGATCAGCCGTAACACCGGCTTGCGTGAGGACGCCAGCCTGGCGGCCATTTACCCCATTTCCCTGGCCTCTGGTGTGCTGATCCTGGGCCTGGCCGGCAAGCGCCTGGATTTGCTGGGCCTGCTGTTCGGCTCGGCCCTGGCGGTGGACAAGACCACCCTGGACGCCATGGTCTGGGTGGCCATCGGCAGCCTGGCCGTGCTGGCGCTGATCTACAAGGCGCTGGTGCTGGACAGCCTCGACCCCTTGTTCCTGCGCAGCGTCAGCCGCTTCGGGCCGCTGGCCCACGGCCTGTTTCTGGGCCTGGTGGTGCTGAACCTGGTGGTGGGTTTCCAGGCCATCGGTGCCCTGATGATGGTGGGCCTGATGATGCTGCCCGCCACCGCCGCCCGGTTCTGGAGCCGTCGTTTGCCGGTGCTGTTGCTGTGCGCGGCGCTCCTCGGCTGCCTGTCGGTATGGCTGGGGCTGCTGGTGTCCTATTACCTGTCGCTGCCCAGTGGTCCGGCGATTGTCGTGGTGGCCGGTGCCGGCTACCTGTTGTCCGTGCTGTTCGGCCCGGTGCATGGCGTATTGCGCCGTGACGGTTCGCCCATTCCCCAGTGA
- the aroQ gene encoding type II 3-dehydroquinate dehydratase, translating to MSNIILVLNGPNLNMLGLREPAVYGHETLADVEAMATRHGEGHGFAVECKQTNHEGQMIDWIHQARGRVAGIVINPGAWTHTSVAIHDALIACEVPVLEVHISNVHKRESFRHHSYVSLVAVGVIAGFGTQGYTLAIDRFATLLK from the coding sequence ATGTCCAATATCATCCTGGTACTCAACGGCCCCAACCTGAACATGCTCGGCCTGCGCGAGCCGGCGGTCTACGGCCACGAGACCCTGGCCGACGTCGAAGCCATGGCCACCCGCCACGGCGAGGGCCACGGCTTTGCCGTGGAATGCAAGCAGACCAACCACGAAGGCCAGATGATCGACTGGATACACCAGGCCCGCGGCCGCGTGGCCGGTATCGTCATCAACCCCGGCGCCTGGACCCACACCTCGGTGGCCATTCACGACGCGTTGATCGCGTGTGAAGTGCCCGTGCTGGAAGTGCACATTTCCAACGTGCACAAGCGCGAATCGTTCCGCCACCATTCCTACGTGTCGCTGGTGGCGGTGGGCGTGATCGCAGGTTTTGGTACTCAGGGCTACACCCTGGCGATCGACCGGTTCGCCACGCTGCTCAAGTAA
- a CDS encoding metal ABC transporter ATP-binding protein, which translates to MITCQQLQWGPAARPLTPPLDMHLPAASFTAVIGGNGCGKSSLLKCIAGLQRPLAGTLQVAARTGGIGYLVQQQAIDRQFPISLGELVSAGFWGSRLSRGERRVRLARALDDWRLNGLEKRHLQALSGGELQRALLARLSLTEAPLLLLDEPDASLDEASQSLLWQQMLQWHHQGRTLVLVCHDLAAVRERVDQCLLIAPEGCRLDHSAQLIAGASLRKVA; encoded by the coding sequence ATGATTACCTGTCAACAGCTGCAATGGGGACCGGCCGCGCGTCCGTTGACGCCGCCCCTGGACATGCACCTGCCCGCCGCCAGCTTCACGGCGGTGATCGGCGGCAATGGCTGTGGCAAGAGTAGCCTGCTCAAGTGCATCGCCGGCCTGCAGCGGCCATTGGCAGGCACGCTGCAGGTCGCGGCGCGCACCGGTGGCATTGGCTACCTGGTGCAGCAGCAGGCCATCGACCGACAATTTCCCATCAGCCTGGGCGAGTTGGTCAGCGCCGGGTTCTGGGGCAGCCGGCTGTCGCGCGGCGAGCGTCGGGTGCGCTTGGCGCGGGCCCTGGACGACTGGCGCTTGAATGGCCTGGAAAAGCGCCATTTGCAGGCGCTGTCCGGGGGCGAGCTGCAACGCGCGCTACTGGCGCGCCTGAGCCTGACCGAGGCGCCGCTGTTGTTGCTGGATGAGCCGGACGCCAGCCTCGATGAGGCCAGCCAGAGCTTGCTATGGCAGCAGATGCTGCAATGGCACCACCAGGGTCGTACCCTGGTGCTGGTGTGTCATGACCTGGCCGCGGTGCGCGAGCGCGTCGACCAATGCCTGTTGATCGCCCCCGAGGGCTGCCGCCTGGACCACAGCGCACAACTGATTGCTGGCGCCAGCCTGCGCAAGGTGGCCTGA
- a CDS encoding DUF1003 domain-containing protein, producing MSTPLKDHLRFHRPHDHLNTTFGNDTFALKAEAFARFFGTPTFLGAQTLVVVLWVAANMTGLVAFDVYPFILLNLAFSLQSAYAAPLILLAQTRQAARDKAQSDADALHREDLAKANMERQERAEQNTALLLQLMEQNTELTETTRQLTERVEALTRQIHQKLV from the coding sequence ATGTCCACCCCTCTGAAAGACCACCTGCGCTTTCATCGCCCACACGACCACCTGAACACCACCTTTGGCAATGACACCTTCGCCCTGAAAGCCGAGGCGTTCGCCCGCTTCTTCGGCACGCCGACGTTTCTCGGCGCGCAGACCCTGGTGGTGGTGTTGTGGGTGGCGGCGAACATGACCGGGTTGGTGGCGTTCGATGTCTACCCTTTCATTCTGCTGAACCTGGCGTTCAGCCTGCAATCGGCCTACGCCGCGCCGTTGATCCTGCTGGCACAAACCCGCCAGGCCGCCCGCGACAAGGCCCAGTCCGACGCCGACGCCCTGCACCGCGAGGACCTGGCCAAGGCCAACATGGAGCGCCAGGAACGGGCGGAGCAGAACACGGCCCTGCTGTTGCAGTTGATGGAACAGAACACCGAGCTGACCGAAACCACCCGGCAATTGACCGAGCGCGTGGAAGCGCTGACGCGGCAAATTCACCAGAAGCTGGTGTAG
- a CDS encoding methyl-accepting chemotaxis protein, whose protein sequence is MYDASGRLAKVVKFASDITARIVKQRADAQSAARAYHISTDTRRAAEQGTEVIHQAAGQMRDIASDIDQSAQLLAQLGERSEQITAIVNTIRGIADQTNLLALNAAIEAARAGDMGRGFAVVADEVRQLAGRTSGSTAEISAMIDRIQQETRLAIASMEATREQAGRSVALADQAGQVIVQICEGASRAVEAVSIFVGEQA, encoded by the coding sequence GTGTACGACGCCAGCGGGCGCTTGGCCAAGGTGGTGAAGTTTGCGTCCGATATCACCGCCCGCATCGTCAAACAGCGCGCAGATGCGCAGAGCGCGGCACGGGCCTATCACATTTCCACGGATACCCGCCGTGCGGCAGAGCAGGGCACTGAGGTCATCCACCAGGCAGCCGGGCAGATGCGCGATATCGCCAGCGATATTGACCAGTCTGCGCAGCTGTTGGCGCAATTGGGTGAACGGTCCGAGCAGATCACGGCCATCGTCAATACCATTCGTGGCATCGCCGACCAGACCAACCTGTTGGCGTTGAACGCCGCGATCGAGGCTGCCCGGGCAGGTGACATGGGCCGTGGCTTTGCGGTGGTGGCCGACGAGGTACGGCAACTGGCAGGGCGTACCAGTGGTTCGACAGCGGAGATTTCCGCGATGATCGACCGTATTCAACAGGAAACCCGCCTGGCCATCGCCAGCATGGAAGCCACGCGTGAGCAAGCCGGGCGCAGCGTGGCCCTGGCCGACCAGGCGGGGCAGGTGATCGTGCAGATCTGCGAGGGTGCCAGCCGCGCCGTTGAGGCCGTCAGTATTTTTGTCGGGGAGCAGGCTTAG
- a CDS encoding mechanosensitive ion channel family protein translates to MWVLGTVLSVNLGLASAATAPAAGAPAKPEVLVQGGLLGALSSGIDDVQDNLDLDGHLVDSWRLRADRAADEVGSLVDQHDASSALGMAGDFSILTLCWVAIFGSLSLLGHLVVKRLGRRRFIVQRPRVQGLLSYLLPFTAPALVSLPLTLTISHYLDVSVARALALCLAYATSSGLVSSSIILCLIVLFDSGHKRTAVRILRQRAPRRLFVIGFLAALGDALNSPQIARQLGGNITASLAVVCGLLATLAFAVLVIRMRRPVAHLIRNRSLNQRLHHRAVQETLRIFSGVWYLPILLMILVSMVHLIGAGAESQRALQSAMLTTLLLVGTVFLSTLLQHLFQPGEAAPRQRVRPYVELLRNLAHALSRIAMAVAFIELLGRIWGVSILGFAARNSLGRAISDSLSSIGLILLVTWLLWVVIDTAIQEALKPAVGKRAGREPSTRVKTILPMVRNAIKIVLVVICAITTMANLGINVAPLLAGAGVVGLAIGFGSQQLVQDVITGLFILIEDTIAIGDWVVLDSGHAGTVESLTIRTLRLRDGKGFVHSVPFGQIKAVTNQSRQFAYAFFSVQVSYDSDIDTALELIREAGRSISEDIVLKHNLQGPLQVFGVDKMDLNGISLTAQFRTISGGQYGVNRAFNERLKKLVDQSDNVRFAQYSQPMLAVS, encoded by the coding sequence ATGTGGGTTCTGGGCACGGTGCTCAGTGTCAACCTGGGGCTTGCCAGTGCCGCCACGGCCCCGGCGGCCGGTGCGCCGGCCAAGCCCGAGGTGCTGGTGCAGGGCGGGCTGCTGGGAGCGCTGTCATCGGGCATCGACGATGTACAGGACAATCTCGACCTGGACGGCCACCTGGTGGACAGCTGGCGGTTGCGCGCCGACCGCGCCGCCGACGAAGTCGGCAGCCTGGTGGACCAGCATGACGCCAGTTCCGCCCTGGGCATGGCCGGCGATTTCTCTATCCTGACCTTGTGCTGGGTGGCCATCTTCGGCAGCCTGAGCCTGCTGGGCCATCTGGTCGTCAAGCGCCTGGGCCGCCGCCGGTTCATCGTACAGCGGCCCCGGGTCCAAGGCTTGCTCAGCTACCTGCTGCCCTTTACCGCGCCAGCGCTGGTGAGCCTGCCATTGACCCTGACCATCAGCCATTACCTGGACGTGTCCGTGGCCCGCGCCCTGGCGCTGTGCCTGGCCTATGCCACCAGCAGTGGCCTGGTGTCGAGTTCCATCATCCTGTGCCTGATCGTGCTGTTCGATTCCGGCCACAAGCGCACCGCCGTGCGCATCCTGCGCCAGCGGGCGCCGCGGCGGTTATTCGTGATCGGCTTTCTCGCGGCCCTGGGTGACGCCCTCAACAGCCCGCAGATCGCCCGCCAACTGGGCGGCAACATCACCGCCAGCCTGGCGGTGGTGTGCGGCCTGCTGGCCACCCTGGCCTTCGCCGTGCTGGTGATTCGCATGCGCCGGCCGGTGGCGCACCTGATCCGCAACCGCTCGCTGAACCAGCGCCTGCACCACCGCGCCGTGCAGGAAACCCTGCGGATTTTCTCCGGGGTGTGGTACCTGCCGATTCTGCTGATGATCCTGGTGTCCATGGTGCACCTGATCGGCGCTGGTGCCGAAAGCCAGCGGGCCCTGCAGAGCGCCATGCTGACCACCCTGCTGCTGGTCGGCACAGTGTTCCTGAGTACGCTGTTGCAGCACCTGTTCCAACCGGGCGAAGCCGCACCACGCCAACGCGTGCGCCCCTATGTGGAATTGCTCCGCAACCTGGCCCATGCCCTGTCACGCATCGCCATGGCAGTGGCGTTCATCGAGCTGCTGGGACGGATCTGGGGCGTGTCAATCCTGGGCTTCGCGGCCAGGAACAGCCTGGGCCGGGCCATCAGCGACTCGCTGAGCAGCATCGGCCTGATCCTGCTGGTGACCTGGCTGCTCTGGGTGGTGATCGACACGGCCATCCAGGAAGCCCTCAAGCCCGCGGTGGGCAAGCGCGCCGGGCGCGAGCCCAGCACCCGGGTCAAGACCATCCTGCCCATGGTGCGCAACGCCATCAAGATCGTACTGGTGGTCATCTGTGCCATCACCACCATGGCCAACCTGGGCATCAACGTTGCACCGTTGCTGGCCGGTGCCGGGGTGGTGGGCCTGGCCATCGGTTTTGGCTCACAGCAACTGGTGCAGGACGTGATCACCGGGCTGTTCATCCTGATCGAGGACACCATCGCCATTGGCGACTGGGTGGTGCTGGACTCCGGTCACGCCGGCACGGTGGAAAGCCTGACCATCCGCACCTTGCGCCTGCGCGATGGCAAGGGTTTCGTGCACTCGGTGCCGTTCGGCCAGATCAAGGCGGTCACCAACCAGTCCCGGCAATTCGCCTATGCGTTTTTCTCGGTGCAGGTCAGCTACGACAGTGACATCGACACCGCGCTGGAACTGATCCGGGAGGCCGGGCGCTCCATCAGCGAAGACATCGTGCTCAAACACAACCTGCAGGGCCCGCTCCAGGTGTTCGGCGTGGACAAGATGGACCTCAACGGCATCTCGTTGACCGCCCAGTTCCGCACGATCTCCGGGGGCCAGTACGGGGTGAACCGAGCGTTCAACGAGCGACTGAAAAAACTCGTGGACCAGAGTGACAACGTGCGGTTTGCGCAGTACTCGCAGCCGATGCTGGCCGTCTCCTAG
- a CDS encoding P1 family peptidase: protein MRARELGITLGLGTPGELNAITDVPGVRVGHSTLRTVVEGKHVRTGVTVVEPRPGAARQQPCFAGCHVLNGNGDATGLEWIREAGLLTTPVAITNTHSVGVVRDALIAHERDSLRDPAVYWCMPVVMETYDGVLNDIWGQHVGAAQVEQALATAHPGPVTEGAVGGGTGMICHEFKGGIGTASRKLAAGQGGWTVGALVQANHGKRTELRVDGYPVGRHLGGPPSPFAEQGTPGMGSIVVVLATDAPLLPHQCQRLAQRASIGIARTGGGTEDSSGDVFLAFATGNRDLPPADYGRKDLPLTTALSMVNNDHISALFAAAAEAVEEAIINVLLAGEDMCADDGTPVPGLKAPVLLDALRATGWR from the coding sequence ATGCGTGCGCGTGAATTGGGCATCACCCTGGGGCTGGGCACACCCGGCGAACTGAATGCGATTACCGATGTGCCGGGGGTGCGGGTGGGCCACAGCACGCTGCGCACGGTGGTCGAGGGCAAACACGTGCGTACAGGTGTCACCGTCGTCGAACCACGGCCCGGCGCCGCGCGCCAGCAGCCGTGCTTCGCCGGGTGCCATGTGCTCAACGGCAATGGCGATGCCACCGGGCTTGAGTGGATTCGCGAGGCAGGGTTGCTGACCACGCCGGTCGCCATCACCAACACCCACAGCGTGGGGGTGGTACGCGATGCGCTCATTGCCCATGAGCGTGACAGCCTGCGTGACCCGGCGGTGTACTGGTGCATGCCGGTGGTGATGGAAACCTATGACGGCGTGCTCAATGACATCTGGGGCCAGCACGTGGGCGCTGCCCAGGTCGAGCAAGCCTTGGCGACGGCACACCCCGGTCCTGTCACCGAGGGGGCCGTGGGTGGCGGTACCGGCATGATCTGCCACGAATTCAAGGGCGGCATCGGCACGGCCTCGCGCAAGCTGGCGGCCGGGCAGGGTGGCTGGACAGTGGGCGCGCTGGTGCAGGCCAACCACGGCAAGCGCACCGAGTTGCGCGTGGACGGCTACCCGGTGGGGCGCCACCTGGGTGGGCCTCCCTCGCCGTTTGCCGAGCAGGGCACGCCGGGCATGGGCTCGATCGTGGTGGTCCTGGCCACCGACGCGCCGTTGCTGCCGCACCAGTGCCAGCGCCTGGCCCAGCGGGCGTCCATCGGGATTGCCCGTACCGGTGGCGGCACCGAGGACTCCAGTGGGGATGTGTTCCTGGCGTTCGCCACCGGCAACCGCGACCTGCCGCCCGCCGATTACGGGCGCAAGGACCTGCCGCTGACCACCGCGCTGAGTATGGTCAACAACGACCATATCTCGGCGCTGTTCGCGGCGGCGGCAGAGGCGGTAGAGGAGGCGATCATCAACGTGCTGCTGGCGGGGGAGGACATGTGCGCCGACGATGGCACGCCGGTGCCTGGGCTCAAGGCGCCGGTGTTGCTGGACGCGTTGCGGGCGACCGGTTGGCGCTGA
- the eat gene encoding ethanolamine permease: MSSTQLKPTLGTLHLWGIAVGLVISGEYFGWSYGWGTAGTLGFLVTTLMVAVMYTCFIFSFTELTTAIPNAGGPFAYSLRAFGVGGGMIAGMATLIEFVFAPPAIAMAIGAYLNVQFPGLDPKWAAAGAYVVFMTLNIVGVNIAATFELIVTVLAVLELLVFMGVVAPGFSFSNFVLGGWAGSDTFSFGALSGVFAAIPFAIWFFLAIEGAAMAAEEAKDPKKTIPRAYISGILTLVVLAIGTMVFAGGVGDWKALSNLNDPLPQAMKTVVGNNSNWMHMLVWIGLFGLVASFHGIIMGYSRQFFALARAGFLPAGLAKLSRFQTPHRAILAGGVVGIASIFSDGLVNLQGMSLTAAMITMSVFGAIVMYIISLLSLFRLRKTEPNLERSFRAPGYPVVPAIALVLALVCLVAMIWFNGQIACVFAGLMLAGAVFCRIVLGRGAARAALASNA, from the coding sequence ATGAGCAGCACGCAACTCAAACCGACTTTGGGCACCCTGCACCTGTGGGGCATCGCCGTGGGCCTGGTGATTTCCGGCGAGTACTTTGGCTGGAGTTATGGCTGGGGCACTGCCGGCACCCTGGGCTTTCTGGTGACCACGCTGATGGTGGCGGTGATGTACACCTGCTTCATCTTCAGTTTCACCGAGCTGACCACTGCCATCCCCAACGCGGGTGGACCGTTCGCCTACAGCCTGCGTGCCTTCGGCGTGGGCGGCGGGATGATCGCCGGCATGGCCACGCTGATCGAGTTCGTGTTCGCCCCGCCGGCCATCGCCATGGCCATCGGTGCCTACCTGAACGTACAGTTCCCGGGCCTGGACCCCAAGTGGGCCGCCGCCGGTGCCTATGTGGTGTTCATGACCCTGAACATCGTCGGCGTGAACATCGCCGCCACCTTCGAGCTGATCGTCACCGTGCTCGCCGTGCTGGAACTTTTGGTGTTCATGGGTGTGGTCGCCCCCGGCTTCAGCTTCAGCAACTTCGTACTGGGCGGCTGGGCGGGTAGCGACACCTTCAGCTTCGGCGCCTTGTCCGGTGTGTTTGCCGCCATCCCATTCGCCATCTGGTTCTTCCTGGCCATCGAAGGCGCCGCCATGGCTGCCGAAGAAGCCAAGGACCCGAAGAAAACCATTCCCCGCGCCTACATCTCGGGGATTCTCACCCTGGTGGTGCTGGCCATCGGCACCATGGTCTTCGCCGGTGGCGTGGGCGACTGGAAAGCCTTGTCAAACCTCAACGACCCGCTGCCCCAGGCGATGAAAACCGTGGTGGGCAACAACTCCAACTGGATGCACATGCTGGTGTGGATCGGCCTGTTCGGCCTGGTCGCCAGCTTCCACGGCATCATCATGGGTTACTCGCGGCAATTCTTCGCCCTGGCCCGTGCCGGCTTCCTGCCCGCCGGGCTGGCCAAGCTGTCGCGCTTCCAGACCCCGCACCGCGCTATCCTGGCCGGCGGCGTGGTGGGTATCGCCTCGATCTTCAGTGACGGCCTGGTCAACCTGCAGGGCATGAGCCTGACCGCCGCCATGATCACCATGTCGGTGTTCGGCGCTATCGTGATGTACATCATCAGCCTGTTGAGCCTGTTCCGCCTGCGCAAGACCGAGCCGAACCTGGAACGCAGCTTCCGTGCCCCCGGCTACCCGGTAGTACCGGCCATCGCCCTGGTATTGGCGCTGGTGTGCCTGGTGGCGATGATCTGGTTCAACGGGCAGATCGCCTGCGTGTTCGCCGGCCTGATGCTTGCAGGCGCAGTGTTCTGCAGGATCGTGCTGGGCCGTGGCGCTGCCCGCGCGGCACTGGCCAGCAACGCATGA